Part of the Cardiobacteriaceae bacterium TAE3-ERU3 genome, CAGCCTGCGCAGCATCAATATGGCGGGCGTGCTTTGGTGGGTGCTGACGCTGCTCATTGACGAGATTGGTCAAGGCTGTGGCACTTTCATGGACACGCCGACGTGCACTGCGGTAAGTCACATCATCACGCTCTTTTCCTCCAAACTGCTGTGCCATAATCGCAAGATATGTTGCACAGCTCATCAAAGCTGCTTTGGCGCTACTGCGCAAGGATTGGTAGCGCCAATCCGGCCACACAAACATCACGCAAGCCCACGCTAAAGCCGCACCAATCAGCGTATCGATCACGCGAGGCACCATCGCTTCACCGGTATTGATGCCAATCAGGGCAAAGCCAACCAATACTTGTACAGTAATGAATAAGGTAGAAAAGCGGTAATTACAGGCGCGAAAATAGAAAAACAAAATATTGCTGAATACAATAATCACCAAAGAAGTATTGAGTGAAGGCTCCATCAGTGGAATCAATGAGCCGATCAGTACACCAAGTATTGTGCCAATGATGCGCTCAATCAAGCGGGACTGGGTCGCTGTATAGTTAGGCTGACAGACGAAAACAGCAGTAAGTAAAATCCAATACCCTAGATGCAAATTCAATGCTTCCACAAGGATCGAGGATATTGCTGTCAGCAGTGCCATTCGTACTGCATGGCGAAAAAATGACGAACGCCGGGAAAAATTACGCCGCAGAATGTGCCACGCCTCGCCAACATTCAATGAATGTTGTGCAGCAATGCGCCAGTCTTGACTATCGTGTGGGCCAGGCCGCCACTTTTTACCCAATCGCGCTAACTGACAGTTAATTTCCTCGATATTATCCAATAGGCGATCAATCAAGCGTACCGATTGCTGCTGTGGCAAATACCCTCGTGCCGACTTGATGCCATCCATGGCACGGCGTAAATGCTCGGGATAAACAAACAATACTTCTTCATCCAACGACGTGGCTCTCTGCGTGCATGCATCACCTTGCAAACGAATCAAGCGTGCAATGCGGAAAATCACATCGCTGTGGCATAGCTGTTTGCTCAATGCAGCATAGTCAATATGTACCGAGGTCAGGCGCTCATGAATGTCTTGTGCAATAAAATAGTCGCGTAACTGACGCTGGGTACGCAACGACAAGCTGCCACTACTACTGACACGCGAAAATAGTGCATCACGGCATTGATTAAACGCCGCAATCACCGTTTGGTTTTGCCGTGCCAGACGTTCATGAATAGCTGCGATATTGGCTGCTTCATCAGGCTGAAACAGGTCAGCTTTGATACGGCTATACTCTCCCAGTGCATGGTAAGCAGCGACTAATCGCATTTGTACAGGACGATGCGGTGCTACAGCGTATACCAACAATGCCATCACGTGGTAAAGTAACGCACCGACACAAATCATTAATGGATTGATATACCACGCAAGCCCCGCCCGCGCGGTCAGCAGTGTATACAACGCGACAACCAACACACCAAAAGCAACGGTTCGGTAGCGCGTATCAACTGCGCCGAGCATGGTCATGCAAAATGCCAGAATAGTCATCAGCAGCACAGTAAATACACTGTGAGCCATAGTGATTTGCACCATAATTGATACCAGTGCAAAAGCCGGCAGAATAACCAGCATTTGCCGCAGCCGGCCACTGATGTGGTTATCCATATCAACCAAACCACCAGCGATCACACCGAGGAACAGCGCCACACTCATGTCAGTACGGCCGCTGAGTGCAACCCATACCGCAGCTGTGGCAAAGCTCAAGATCACCGGCATCATAGCCAACCAAGCAGAAGGCAGGCTCAATACACGATACAGGTCATGACGAGAAGGCTTAGATATCATGGTGTGATGCTCGACAAGGAATTCCACGCAAAATGCGGTAATAAAAATAAACCCACCACCTACATTTACGTCAGTCAGCGGGTTCCATACATTAAGCTTTTCAATTCCAGAAAACGCTAATGGCAAATAAAAAACAATACCTTATTACATGTACCACAATTGTTTTCTGGAGGGTTTATATACAAGCAGTACTGCGTGCGACCTAAAATTAACTTTGTTCGCTAAATTTACCGTACGCACGAATTTTTTTGATCCGCTGCGCATAGCGCTCATCGTCACCCATATCAGCCAATGATGCGAGTTCTTCGAGCAATACTTTTTTAATTGATGCGGCCATTTCTTTAACATGGCGATGAGCACCACCCAGGGGCTCTTCGATCACCCGGTCAATCAACCCCAACTTGGTCAGCTTGGTTGAAGTGACCTGCATCGCTTCCGCTGCGTCAGCCGATTTTTCAGCACTGCGCCAAAGAATAGAAGCACAACCTTCAGGTGAAATCACAGAATACATACTGTTTTGTAGCATCAAGACGCGGTCAGCCACGCCAATCGCCAAAGCGCCTCCCGAACCACCTTCACCGATCACACAGGCAATGACGGGGATTTTAAGCTTGGCCATCTCAAACAGGTTACGGGCAATAGCCTCACTCTGCCCACGCTCTTCTGCACCAATCCCCGGATATGCGCCCGGAGTATCAATAAACGTCAGAAGTGGAATACCAAACCGCTCAGCAAGCTTCATCAGCCTTAATGCTTTGCGATACCCTTCCGGGCGTGGCATGCCGAAGTTACGAATTACTTTTGCTTTGGTATCACGGCCTTTTTCATGGCCAATGATCATCACTGGTTGCCCGTCAATACGCGCCAACCCACCAACAATGGCTTTATCATCACCAAATGCACGATCACCATGCAACTCGTGAAAATCAGTAAATATTTCGGAAAGATAATCCAATGTGTACGGACGCTGAGGATGTCGCGACAGTTGCGCAATTTGCCAATCTTCAAGGTCTGAAAAAATACTTTGCATCAAACTGCGCGATTTTTTCTCCAAACGCTCAATCTCATCACTGATATCAACATCAGACTGCCCACTAAACTGTCGCAGCTCGGCCAACTTGTACTCAAGTTCTGCAATTGGCTTTTCAAATTCCAAATAATCCATGTGCTATCTCGCTATTTCTTTTTCTAAATTAACCAGGTCGATAATGAAAACAGGATACTCATCCGGGTTGTTCAATCCTCGTACTTGTATGTAACGCGCAATAAGTGGATGATCGCCTGGTGCCTTGTCAATAAAATCATCAGCTCGACAAACCATAAATTGCGGCAAACCGACGGAACGTAAGATAAAACCGAAGGAAGACGCTTGCTTTTGCAGCGGCGCAAACCAAATCAGTTTTTCATCATCAGTTTCTAGTGGCTGGCCTTCTAGAAGTAGCCCTAAGTCAACAACGTCAAGTTTATCATTTTGTACAATGATAGACCCCAAAATATAATTAGCCTTATCTTCTGAGGGTATAAGAGGTGCATGGGGTAATATTTGTCGCACCATCGCCGCAGGTAAAACTGCAAAAGCATTTGCCAGAGGTACAATGACTATATCTAGCTTATCCATCAATAACCTCTTCACCTGAATTTCGTAACAACTCACCAAGTAACATAAGCAACTCTTCTTCTTGATACGGCTTACCTAGGTAACCATCAACACCAATTTCATCAGCTTTTGCCCGATGTTTTTCGCCTGTACGAGATGTGATCATAATAATGGGCGTATGTGCATAACGAGCTTGAGCACGTAACTGCTTGGCAAACTCATAACCATCCATCCGAGGCATTTCAATATCGAGCAAAATCAAGTCTGGCTCAAACTGAGGCAATAACTCCAATGCGTCTATACCGTCCTTGGCCGCCTGAGCCTCATAGCCATGTTTATCAAGCAAACGCAAACCGACTTTACGCATGGTCACAGAGTCATCCACAACCATAATTTTTACCCGTTTATCAGTATGGGATGACTGCTCTAATACTACTGGCTGCTTTTGATCAACATACGTAACCAGCTCACTGATGTCCAAAATTGGCAAAACATCACCATTTGCCATCACAGAAGCGCCCAGAATACCTGGAATAGCCAATGTCAATTGACGCGTATCCTTGACAACGACTTCCATACGATTCACGACTTTATCAATCTGCAATATCCGCCCAGAATGGTTATCTGTATACCGAACAACTAGACCTGGCGACTTTTGCTGATCCTTGCTCAAATCATATTGCTTGGCAAAATAACCACCTAAAGGCAATACTTGATAATGCTTACCATGGTAGTCATACGTCAAATCTGTCGATTTTGAAAGCAGCCAACTATGATCAAGCTGTACAATTGAGTCAATAGATGCCATCGGTACAGCATAAACTTCATGAGCTATTTCTATAACCAATATATCGACAACACTCATACCCAGCGGTACTGTGACATGAAATTCAGTTCCTTTTCCCGCAATACTGTGTATAGATAAACGACCACGACGTTTTTGAATCAGATCGTTAACAACATCCATTCCAATACCACGGCCAGCCAGCTGGCTAACTTTTTTACTTGAGCTGATCCCAGCTTTTAGTAATAAGGAATTCAAATAGGCATAGTCATCACTTTGTGCTTCATCAAGTAAGCCTTTTTCTCGTGCTGATTGACGGATAGCGTCGTAATTAATACCCGCACCATCATCAATAATCCTCACACTCAACTCATTGGCAACACTTTTAACATCTATCTTGATTGTGCCGATTTCAGACTTTGATGCTTGAATTCTCGTATCAGCATCTTCCAAACCATGAGCTACTGCATTACGAATAATATGCTCAAGTGGTGCAAGAAGGTCATCAAGTAAATTACGCTCAATTTCAATGTCTCCACCAACAATACGTAGTTCTACCTTTTTCCCAGTTCCTTGACTAACCTGACGGACTAAGCGTCGTAGGCGACCAGAATAGGCATTAAAGCTAATTAATTGCGTACTGACTAGCGCATCCTGAATATTATGCAGAATCAAGTGTTGCTGGATATTAAAGCCTTTAAAACTGCTGATATCCATTTCCATCGCTTGCTGGAGATTATTCAAATCCTCAACCGATTCTGCAAGCTGGCGTGATAATTGCTGTATTTCAGAAAAGCGATCCATTTCAAGCGGATCAAAATCTTTTCCATAGTCAGTATGCTCACGCCTAAATAATATTTGACTTTCAGTACGGCTATTCAGACGGCGTAACTGCTCATCAAGACGCTGGACCACCCGCTCTAACTCATTCAGACCATACTCCGAACTACGAGCACTTTCATCCATGGCTACTTGAAGGACACCAGCCTCACCGACCATAGAGCTCAGCCATTTCAAAAGATCTTCACTCACCCGAACATGCCTATTGGCCTTGTTTATAATCGAATGATCAACTAATGGTTCAGCGGGCAATTGATTCTGTATCTGTGGAGCATCTACAAGTGATAAATCTTTATTAATATCAGATTTATGCTCATCTTCTTGAGATACTGGTCTATAATCTGCTGCAATAGATTGGCCAGAGTCAATCAAATTAAGGAATGCTTTGATTTGCGCATTCACTTCATGCGCTGCTTCTGGTACTTGATGACGAATCACAGAGTCGATCATATCCGTTAGCGCTGTTTCAGCATTGATCAACAATCCACGGACATCAGCTAACTCATCTTCTTGCAGGTAAGGAATCTTCTCAACAACAGATTCCACAAGATGTGCTGTATCTCCAATCATCAACAAATCAACCATGCGCGCACCACCTTTCAGTGTATGCATACATCTTTGAATTTTCTGCTGAGTATTAGACTCAACCAAATTATTATTCAATGCAGAGCGAACTTCTTCTAAAAGCTCTTGTGCTTCTTCAGTAAAAATTTCAATCAGCTCTTCTGACCAGGAAATATCTTCATTTGTAATAGGCTCACTTGAATAATCAGTCGACAAAGAGAACTGCTTTTCGCCAGTACTCTGACCCGATACGTTATCGGCTTGTACTGATTCGCTACCCTCTTTATCTGATGTTCGATCAGAAAGATTTGTGCCTGAGTTATACAAACTAGACTTTGCCAATACCAGTTGATCTATGGTTTGATTAAGTACCCTTTTGTTGTCAAGATCATCTACATCTGATCCATTTTCATCAGAAATAAGCTCAATTAGTTCAGCAGCATAACAAAGAACATTTGCCAAATCAGGATCAAGTACTGTGTGTGTTGTCAATGCCTCGATTACTTGTTCTTTAACATCAAGTAATCGCCAGAATTCATCAGGAGTATTGTAGGCTGTCAGATTTTCTTCAATATCATATATAGCTTCTTTAGTCTCATTAACTAACGCCAAAGTAACACCTTGCTCAAGCTCGCGTATCAATGCCTCATAACCATCTATTGATTTCAATAGAGCAGATTTGAAATCACTTTGCAATGCATCCTTAAAGCTGTCATCTCCCGATGCCTCCTGAGCCTTAGCAGCACTAATATTCTGTAACGCTATACCAAGATTATCCAATTCCTCAAAGTCTTCACTTTTACCAGCTTCACTATGCTCTTCCCCTGTAGTTTTAAGCTGTAACATGGCCGAAGTAAATTTTTGTGCTGCAAGTGTCTTGGCATAATCTGTTAATGCATGTAATACTTCTTCGAAAGGTGCTAATGAGCTATGAGTGCTTGCCTGTTTTAATATTTCCGTCAACGCTTTTAAACTTGTTGTTGCTTGCTCATCCACTAAATGATACTCACCGCAGACAGAGAAAAGGTCTTTGTTAGCTTCCACACATTGAGCCAAATTTGTGAAAAATACACTTTGAGCAGCACCCGTCAAATTAGACAAATACTCTTCCAATAATTTTGTATCATTACCTTTTATATTTACATCATCTAAGGCATTTATAAGACGCTCAGCCCAGTCATTCAGGTCATACAAAAAGAAATCTACTGCCTCATGAGGAATATCTGCTTGCAGCGCATCAAGCTCTTGCTGATGAGCAGCTGTCACTTTATCATTAATTGGTACATTCCCAGCTGCAATACTTGCTACTAATCCA contains:
- the yccS gene encoding TIGR01666 family membrane protein, which codes for MISKPSRHDLYRVLSLPSAWLAMMPVILSFATAAVWVALSGRTDMSVALFLGVIAGGLVDMDNHISGRLRQMLVILPAFALVSIMVQITMAHSVFTVLLMTILAFCMTMLGAVDTRYRTVAFGVLVVALYTLLTARAGLAWYINPLMICVGALLYHVMALLVYAVAPHRPVQMRLVAAYHALGEYSRIKADLFQPDEAANIAAIHERLARQNQTVIAAFNQCRDALFSRVSSSGSLSLRTQRQLRDYFIAQDIHERLTSVHIDYAALSKQLCHSDVIFRIARLIRLQGDACTQRATSLDEEVLFVYPEHLRRAMDGIKSARGYLPQQQSVRLIDRLLDNIEEINCQLARLGKKWRPGPHDSQDWRIAAQHSLNVGEAWHILRRNFSRRSSFFRHAVRMALLTAISSILVEALNLHLGYWILLTAVFVCQPNYTATQSRLIERIIGTILGVLIGSLIPLMEPSLNTSLVIIVFSNILFFYFRACNYRFSTLFITVQVLVGFALIGINTGEAMVPRVIDTLIGAALAWACVMFVWPDWRYQSLRSSAKAALMSCATYLAIMAQQFGGKERDDVTYRSARRRVHESATALTNLVNEQRQHPPKHARHIDAAQADELVQLHYRLLGHLSALGAYRGQITDWLSPAYDTDREACMVVETAMMDIANGQQIISDGDTAWQKQFAALNGSQKDDVLAEQLQAISILLAQYSALFQRAT
- a CDS encoding acetyl-CoA carboxylase carboxyltransferase subunit alpha, whose product is MDYLEFEKPIAELEYKLAELRQFSGQSDVDISDEIERLEKKSRSLMQSIFSDLEDWQIAQLSRHPQRPYTLDYLSEIFTDFHELHGDRAFGDDKAIVGGLARIDGQPVMIIGHEKGRDTKAKVIRNFGMPRPEGYRKALRLMKLAERFGIPLLTFIDTPGAYPGIGAEERGQSEAIARNLFEMAKLKIPVIACVIGEGGSGGALAIGVADRVLMLQNSMYSVISPEGCASILWRSAEKSADAAEAMQVTSTKLTKLGLIDRVIEEPLGGAHRHVKEMAASIKKVLLEELASLADMGDDERYAQRIKKIRAYGKFSEQS
- a CDS encoding chemotaxis protein CheW is translated as MDKLDIVIVPLANAFAVLPAAMVRQILPHAPLIPSEDKANYILGSIIVQNDKLDVVDLGLLLEGQPLETDDEKLIWFAPLQKQASSFGFILRSVGLPQFMVCRADDFIDKAPGDHPLIARYIQVRGLNNPDEYPVFIIDLVNLEKEIAR